Proteins encoded in a region of the Octopus sinensis linkage group LG8, ASM634580v1, whole genome shotgun sequence genome:
- the LOC118764492 gene encoding uncharacterized protein LOC118764492 isoform X2, whose translation MMQMSFEKFAQMASEREEMSSIPKQVWMTDHKSKQQKEFRDKQTELQHQERKPFNNGKQESMSFKAIEKAIKSREQQRSERFTKTQEKRLHDVEKLIQSFQSDQAKIKQQYSLPKWPSYSHSKRTIVSPNSSKSSLHSKNLMTTRTIHTPEAYNTSRVQESKRPHLQSANQSFFSLEHPRNKVPQPNSPTESSSNYVATVSDKPNSSKTKDISRVLSSDKPYQDIVRCQRPEITRKVIVADSKPYIQRLADIKQGNLQSAKVHDKPKLYGVKKIPTDHSNSSKNQKEHLQKGNNSNPLHNQRYEQTYTFHQRIPRHKPLSYTERLRQLSNRGTYTSKGFLNNTVTLKKATLNGHHPQQQIPTQHRMKMTQDKTPVRHHPYGDSHQSPDDYLSDVSEWSLDDRIKSILYEDKKTSEQEFPDEGSNSASDYYDEVISTPQLDPIDVVASLSSCSLSSHIDWTAVEKGLTEQINS comes from the exons ATGATGCAAATGAGTTTTGAGAAGTTTGCCCAAATGGCCAGCGAAAGAGAAGAGATGAGCAGTATTCCCAAGCAAGTGTGGATGACGGACCACAAAAGTAAACAGCAGAAAGAAttcagagacaaacagacagaactgCAGCATCAGGAGAGGAAACCATTTAATAATggcaaacag GAGTCAATGAGCTTTAAAGCTATCGAAAAAGCCATAAAATCCCGCGAACAGCAACGGTCTGAGAGATTTACAAAAACTCAAGAAAAACGACTTCATGATGTTGAAAAATTGATCCAGAGTTTTCAGTCTGACCAAGCGAAGATCAAGCAGCAGTATTCTCTTCCAAAATGGCCTTCATACAGTCACTCTAAAAGAACTATTGTCTCACCAAATTCCTCCAAATCATCATTGCACTCAAAGAATTTAATGACAACCAGAACTATTCATACACCAGAAGCTTATAACACATCAAGAGTACAAGAAAGCAAGAGACCACACTTGCAGTCTGCAAACCAAAGTTTTTTCAGTCTAGAACATCCACGTAACAAGGTACCGCAACCAAATTCTCCAACTGAAAGTTCTTCTAATTACGTTGCAACGGTTTCTGATAAACCTAATTCATCGAAAACCAAAGATATTAGTCGTGTTCTCTCATCAGACAAACCATATCAAGATATTGTACGATGCCAGCGACCTGAGATCACAAGAAAAGTTATCGTTGCTGACTCCAAGCCTTACATTCAACGCCTTGCAGACATCAAACAAGGAAACCTTCAATCAGCAAAAGTTCACGACAAACCAAAACTTTATG GAGTAAAGAAAATACCAACGGATCATAGCAACTCTTCAAAAAACCAAAAAGAACATTTGCAGAAAGGAAACAACTCCAATCCTCTTCACAATCAAA GATATGAACAAACTTATACTTTCCATCAAAGAATTCCAAGGCACAAACCACTTTCTTATACCGAAAGACTTCGACAACTCTCAAATAGAGGTACCTACACCTCGAAAG GATTTCTAAATAACACAGTAACACTTAAAAAAGCCACACTCAATGGTCACCACCCACAGCAGCAAA TCCCAACTCAACACAGAATGAAAATGACGCAGGACAAGACCCCTGTCCGACATCATCCATATGGAGATTCCCATCAGAGTCCTGATGACTATTTATCCGATGTCAGTGAATGGTCTTTGGATGACCGCATCAAAAGCATTCTTTATGAAGACAAAAAG ACTTCGGAGCAAGAATTCCCAGATGAAGGTTCCAACTCAGCATCTGACTATTACGATGAAGTGATTTCCACCCCACAACTGGATCCTATAGATGTGGTGGCTTCTTTGAGTTCCTGTTCTTTGTCAAGTCATATTGACTGGACAGCAGTGGAGAAAGGACTTACAGAACAAATCAACTCTTAA
- the LOC118764492 gene encoding uncharacterized protein LOC118764492 isoform X1: MLLRDMMQMSFEKFAQMASEREEMSSIPKQVWMTDHKSKQQKEFRDKQTELQHQERKPFNNGKQESMSFKAIEKAIKSREQQRSERFTKTQEKRLHDVEKLIQSFQSDQAKIKQQYSLPKWPSYSHSKRTIVSPNSSKSSLHSKNLMTTRTIHTPEAYNTSRVQESKRPHLQSANQSFFSLEHPRNKVPQPNSPTESSSNYVATVSDKPNSSKTKDISRVLSSDKPYQDIVRCQRPEITRKVIVADSKPYIQRLADIKQGNLQSAKVHDKPKLYGVKKIPTDHSNSSKNQKEHLQKGNNSNPLHNQRYEQTYTFHQRIPRHKPLSYTERLRQLSNRGTYTSKGFLNNTVTLKKATLNGHHPQQQIPTQHRMKMTQDKTPVRHHPYGDSHQSPDDYLSDVSEWSLDDRIKSILYEDKKTSEQEFPDEGSNSASDYYDEVISTPQLDPIDVVASLSSCSLSSHIDWTAVEKGLTEQINS; encoded by the exons ATGCT TTTAAGAGACATGATGCAAATGAGTTTTGAGAAGTTTGCCCAAATGGCCAGCGAAAGAGAAGAGATGAGCAGTATTCCCAAGCAAGTGTGGATGACGGACCACAAAAGTAAACAGCAGAAAGAAttcagagacaaacagacagaactgCAGCATCAGGAGAGGAAACCATTTAATAATggcaaacag GAGTCAATGAGCTTTAAAGCTATCGAAAAAGCCATAAAATCCCGCGAACAGCAACGGTCTGAGAGATTTACAAAAACTCAAGAAAAACGACTTCATGATGTTGAAAAATTGATCCAGAGTTTTCAGTCTGACCAAGCGAAGATCAAGCAGCAGTATTCTCTTCCAAAATGGCCTTCATACAGTCACTCTAAAAGAACTATTGTCTCACCAAATTCCTCCAAATCATCATTGCACTCAAAGAATTTAATGACAACCAGAACTATTCATACACCAGAAGCTTATAACACATCAAGAGTACAAGAAAGCAAGAGACCACACTTGCAGTCTGCAAACCAAAGTTTTTTCAGTCTAGAACATCCACGTAACAAGGTACCGCAACCAAATTCTCCAACTGAAAGTTCTTCTAATTACGTTGCAACGGTTTCTGATAAACCTAATTCATCGAAAACCAAAGATATTAGTCGTGTTCTCTCATCAGACAAACCATATCAAGATATTGTACGATGCCAGCGACCTGAGATCACAAGAAAAGTTATCGTTGCTGACTCCAAGCCTTACATTCAACGCCTTGCAGACATCAAACAAGGAAACCTTCAATCAGCAAAAGTTCACGACAAACCAAAACTTTATG GAGTAAAGAAAATACCAACGGATCATAGCAACTCTTCAAAAAACCAAAAAGAACATTTGCAGAAAGGAAACAACTCCAATCCTCTTCACAATCAAA GATATGAACAAACTTATACTTTCCATCAAAGAATTCCAAGGCACAAACCACTTTCTTATACCGAAAGACTTCGACAACTCTCAAATAGAGGTACCTACACCTCGAAAG GATTTCTAAATAACACAGTAACACTTAAAAAAGCCACACTCAATGGTCACCACCCACAGCAGCAAA TCCCAACTCAACACAGAATGAAAATGACGCAGGACAAGACCCCTGTCCGACATCATCCATATGGAGATTCCCATCAGAGTCCTGATGACTATTTATCCGATGTCAGTGAATGGTCTTTGGATGACCGCATCAAAAGCATTCTTTATGAAGACAAAAAG ACTTCGGAGCAAGAATTCCCAGATGAAGGTTCCAACTCAGCATCTGACTATTACGATGAAGTGATTTCCACCCCACAACTGGATCCTATAGATGTGGTGGCTTCTTTGAGTTCCTGTTCTTTGTCAAGTCATATTGACTGGACAGCAGTGGAGAAAGGACTTACAGAACAAATCAACTCTTAA